In Rutidosis leptorrhynchoides isolate AG116_Rl617_1_P2 chromosome 2, CSIRO_AGI_Rlap_v1, whole genome shotgun sequence, one genomic interval encodes:
- the LOC139887859 gene encoding uncharacterized protein — translation MVRLQRLRSPSGRVGDELLELNSVISWVLIDSDKDDTWTWQFGHNGVFSTKTLASIIDSKLLSIGPNSFESLRNKLVPKKVEIFIWRLRKRRLPILPELDKRGIDLHSVLCPLCNDETESLDHVFFLCKHVYDIWVKFYNWWGFGSVTNLSTSEAFLGNSTHISTDIEKKIWQAVEWVCAYLIWKNRNQRVFKNKSWNPPVALNEIQVKSYQLIAKRIKKKNIEWHLWLTNPLSAIV, via the coding sequence ATGGTTCGACTTCAAAGGTTAAGATCTCCTTCGGGTAGAGTCGGCGACGAATTATTGGAGCTGAATTCTGTTATTAGTTGGGTCCTGATTGATAGTGATAAGGATGATACATGGACGTGGCAGTTTGGACACAATGGAGTTTTCTCCACCAAAACACTAGCGTCCATTATTGACTCGAAATTGCTATCTATTGGTCCGAACTCGTTTGAATCTTTGAGAAATAAATTGGTCCCTAAAAAAGTTGAGATTTTCATCTGGAGACTACGTAAAAGACGACTGCCTATTCTACCGGAACTGGATAAAAGAGGTATAGATCTTCATTCGGTTCTATGCCCTCTTTGTAATGATGAGACAGAATCCTTGGACCATGTGTTCTTCTTGTGTAAACATGTATATGACATATGGGTCAAATTCTACAATTGGTGGGGCTTTGGTAGTGTGACAAACTTAAGCACTAGTGAAGCATTTCTTGGCAATTCAACTCATATTTCAACGGATATTGAGAAGAAAATATGGCAAGCGGTTGAATGGGTGTGCGCATATCTCATTTGGAAAAATCGAAATCAACGGGTTTTTAAGAATAAATCTTGGAACCCGCCGGTTGCTTTAAATGAGATTCAAGTTAAATCTTATCAATTGATCGCGAAGAGAATCAAGAAGAAAAATATTGAGTGGCATTTATGGCTAACTAATCCTTTAAGTGCAATTGTTTGA